Proteins from a genomic interval of Stenotrophomonas maltophilia R551-3:
- the rplB gene encoding 50S ribosomal protein L2, producing MPLMKFKPTSPGRRSAVRVVTPDLHKGAPHAALVESQSRSGGRNHHGRITVRHVGGGAKQHYRIIDFKRNKLGIPARVERIEYDPNRTAHIALLCYVDGERRYIIAPKGLKAGDQVIAGSDAPIKAGNTLPLRNIPVGTTIHCIELKPGKGAQIARAAGAAVQLVAREGIYATLRLRSGEMRKVPVECCATIGEVGNDEHSLEKLGKAGAKRWRGVRPTVRGAAMNPVDHPHGGGEAKAGQGNPHPVTPWGVPTKGYKTRHNKRTQQFIVRDRRG from the coding sequence ATGCCATTGATGAAATTCAAGCCCACTTCCCCCGGCCGCCGTTCGGCCGTGCGCGTGGTCACTCCCGACCTGCACAAGGGTGCTCCGCACGCCGCGCTGGTCGAGTCGCAGAGCCGCTCGGGTGGTCGTAACCACCATGGCCGCATCACCGTGCGTCACGTCGGTGGTGGTGCCAAGCAGCACTACCGCATCATCGACTTCAAGCGCAACAAGCTGGGCATCCCGGCGCGCGTGGAACGCATCGAATACGATCCGAACCGCACCGCCCACATCGCCCTGCTGTGCTACGTCGACGGCGAGCGTCGCTACATCATCGCCCCGAAGGGTCTGAAGGCGGGTGATCAGGTGATCGCCGGTTCGGACGCCCCGATCAAGGCGGGCAACACCCTGCCGCTGCGCAACATCCCGGTTGGTACCACCATCCACTGCATCGAACTGAAGCCCGGCAAGGGCGCTCAGATCGCCCGCGCCGCGGGTGCGGCCGTGCAGCTGGTGGCTCGTGAAGGCATCTACGCCACCCTGCGCCTGCGCTCGGGTGAAATGCGCAAGGTTCCGGTCGAGTGCTGCGCAACCATCGGCGAAGTCGGCAACGACGAGCACAGCCTGGAAAAGCTGGGCAAGGCCGGTGCCAAGCGCTGGCGCGGCGTCCGCCCGACCGTTCGTGGTGCAGCCATGAACCCGGTTGACCACCCGCACGGTGGTGGTGAGGCGAAGGCCGGCCAGGGTAACCCGCATCCGGTCACCCCGTGGGGTGTCCCGACCAAGGGTTACAAGACGCGCCATAACAAGCGCACTCAGCAGTTCATCGTCCGCGATCGTAGGGGCTAA
- the rpsS gene encoding 30S ribosomal protein S19 → MARSLKKGPFVDHHLVAKVAAAAGSKRPIKTWSRRSMILPDMVGVTIAVHNGKNHIPVLVNENMVGHKLGEFAITRTFKGHGGDKKSGK, encoded by the coding sequence ATGGCACGTTCACTCAAGAAGGGCCCGTTTGTCGATCACCACCTGGTTGCTAAGGTGGCTGCCGCTGCGGGTAGCAAGCGTCCGATCAAGACCTGGTCGCGTCGTTCGATGATCCTGCCTGACATGGTAGGCGTCACCATTGCCGTGCATAACGGCAAGAACCACATCCCGGTTCTCGTCAACGAGAACATGGTCGGCCACAAGCTCGGCGAATTTGCCATCACCCGGACCTTCAAGGGTCACGGTGGTGACAAGAAGTCGGGCAAGTAA
- the rplV gene encoding 50S ribosomal protein L22, with amino-acid sequence MEAKAILRTARISPQKARLVADQVRGLPAERAVNLLKFSDKKAAHLIKKVVESAIANAENNQGADVDELKVQTIMVDEGPTLKRFMARAKGRGTRILKRTSHITVVVGAAK; translated from the coding sequence ATGGAAGCGAAAGCCATCCTGCGCACTGCGCGCATCTCCCCGCAGAAGGCTCGTCTGGTCGCTGACCAGGTGCGCGGTCTGCCGGCCGAGCGTGCGGTCAACCTGCTGAAGTTCTCTGACAAGAAGGCTGCCCACCTGATCAAGAAGGTGGTGGAGTCGGCTATTGCAAATGCCGAGAACAACCAGGGCGCCGACGTCGACGAGCTGAAGGTCCAGACCATCATGGTTGATGAAGGTCCGACCCTGAAGCGTTTCATGGCGCGGGCGAAAGGCCGCGGTACCCGCATCCTCAAGCGCACCAGCCACATCACTGTGGTTGTGGGCGCCGCCAAGTAA
- the rpsC gene encoding 30S ribosomal protein S3, which translates to MGHKVHPIGIRLGISKDWNSKWYANKAEFAGYLAADLKVREMLRKKLAQAGISKILIERPAKTARVTIHTARPGVVIGKRGEDIEKLRKEVSEMMGVPAHINVTEVRKPELDAQLVAESIAQQLERRIMFRRAMKRSVGNAMRLGALGIKVNVGGRLNGAEIARSEWYREGRVPLHTLRADIDYGFAEAKTTYGIIGIKVWIYKGEVFDFSQVGQEKQDDTPSRNDRHDRGDRGDRQRPAREAR; encoded by the coding sequence ATGGGTCATAAAGTTCATCCGATTGGTATCCGCCTCGGCATTTCCAAGGACTGGAACTCCAAGTGGTACGCCAACAAGGCCGAGTTCGCTGGTTACCTGGCAGCCGACCTGAAAGTTCGCGAAATGCTGCGCAAGAAGCTGGCTCAGGCCGGCATCAGCAAGATCCTGATCGAGCGTCCGGCCAAGACCGCTCGCGTGACGATCCACACCGCCCGTCCGGGCGTGGTGATCGGCAAGCGCGGTGAGGACATCGAGAAGCTGCGCAAGGAAGTGAGCGAGATGATGGGCGTCCCGGCGCACATCAACGTCACCGAAGTGCGCAAGCCGGAGCTGGACGCACAGCTGGTTGCCGAATCGATCGCGCAGCAGCTGGAGCGTCGCATCATGTTCCGCCGCGCCATGAAGCGCTCGGTGGGCAACGCGATGCGCCTGGGTGCCCTGGGCATCAAGGTCAACGTCGGTGGCCGCCTCAACGGTGCAGAAATCGCCCGTTCCGAGTGGTACCGCGAAGGTCGCGTGCCGCTGCACACCCTGCGTGCCGACATCGACTATGGCTTCGCTGAAGCCAAGACGACCTACGGCATCATCGGCATCAAGGTCTGGATCTACAAGGGCGAAGTCTTCGATTTCTCTCAGGTTGGCCAGGAAAAGCAGGACGACACCCCGTCGCGCAACGATCGTCACGATCGCGGCGACCGTGGTGACCGTCAGCGCCCGGCCCGTGAAGCGAGGTAA
- the rplP gene encoding 50S ribosomal protein L16, which produces MLQPKRTKYRKVHKGRNEGLSWSANAVSFGEYGLKATAHGQLTARQIEAARRSISRYVKRGGKMWIRVFPDKPITKKPIEVRMGSGKGNVEYWVAQIQPGRMIYEIEGVTEDVAREAFRLAAAKLSVTTTFVTRTVR; this is translated from the coding sequence ATGTTGCAACCCAAGCGAACCAAGTACCGCAAGGTACACAAGGGCCGTAACGAAGGCCTGAGCTGGAGCGCCAACGCTGTCAGCTTCGGCGAATACGGCCTGAAGGCAACCGCCCACGGTCAGCTGACCGCGCGTCAGATCGAAGCGGCCCGCCGCTCGATCAGCCGCTACGTGAAGCGCGGCGGCAAGATGTGGATCCGCGTGTTCCCCGACAAGCCCATCACCAAGAAGCCCATCGAAGTTCGAATGGGTTCGGGTAAGGGCAACGTGGAATACTGGGTGGCCCAGATCCAGCCCGGCCGCATGATCTATGAAATCGAGGGTGTTACCGAAGACGTGGCACGCGAGGCATTCCGCCTGGCCGCCGCCAAGCTCTCGGTCACCACCACTTTCGTGACCCGGACGGTGCGCTGA
- the rpmC gene encoding 50S ribosomal protein L29: MELKTLREKSADELKAHLIDLRKEQFSVRMQQVTGQLPKTHDIRRVRREIARVKTLLGSTK, encoded by the coding sequence ATGGAACTCAAAACTCTCCGTGAAAAGTCGGCTGACGAACTCAAGGCCCACCTGATCGACCTGCGTAAGGAACAGTTCTCTGTCCGTATGCAGCAGGTCACCGGCCAGCTGCCGAAGACACACGACATCCGCCGGGTCCGTCGCGAGATTGCTCGCGTCAAGACCCTGCTCGGCAGCACGAAGTAA
- the rpsQ gene encoding 30S ribosomal protein S17 — MSDNTENKALRTVEGRVVSNKMDKTVTVLVERQVKHALYGKYIKRSTKLHAHDADNACKEGDVVRVTEIAPMSKTKNWRVVEVITRAAE, encoded by the coding sequence ATGAGCGACAATACTGAAAACAAGGCGCTGCGCACGGTCGAAGGCCGTGTCGTCAGCAATAAGATGGACAAGACGGTTACCGTCCTGGTTGAGCGTCAGGTCAAGCACGCGCTGTACGGCAAGTACATCAAGCGCTCGACCAAGCTGCACGCCCACGATGCCGACAACGCCTGCAAGGAAGGCGATGTCGTCCGCGTGACCGAGATTGCTCCGATGTCCAAGACCAAGAACTGGCGCGTGGTGGAAGTCATCACGCGTGCGGCTGAATAA
- the rplN gene encoding 50S ribosomal protein L14: protein MIQMQSYLDVADNSGAKQVMCFKVLGGSKRRYAGIGDIIKVTVKDAIPRGKVKKGEVYDAVVVRTRKGVRRADGSLIRFDGNAAVLLNSKQEPIGTRIFGPVTRELRSEKFMKIVSLAPEVL, encoded by the coding sequence ATGATCCAGATGCAGAGCTACCTTGACGTCGCGGACAATTCGGGTGCCAAGCAGGTGATGTGCTTCAAGGTGCTGGGTGGTTCCAAGCGCCGTTACGCCGGTATCGGCGACATCATCAAGGTCACCGTGAAGGATGCAATTCCGCGCGGCAAGGTCAAGAAGGGTGAAGTGTATGACGCCGTCGTGGTGCGTACCCGCAAGGGTGTGCGTCGCGCCGATGGCTCGCTGATCCGCTTCGACGGCAACGCTGCCGTTCTGCTGAACAGCAAGCAGGAGCCGATCGGTACCCGTATCTTCGGGCCGGTGACGCGTGAACTTCGTTCGGAGAAGTTCATGAAGATCGTCTCGCTCGCTCCCGAAGTGCTGTGA
- the rplX gene encoding 50S ribosomal protein L24, translating to MANRIKKGDQVVVNAGKDKGKQGEIVRVDGDRVVVANVNIVKRHTKPNPQAGVAGGVVEREASIHISNVNVLNPASGKGERVGFKVLEDGRKLRVFRSSGEALDA from the coding sequence ATGGCTAACCGTATCAAGAAGGGCGACCAGGTTGTCGTCAACGCCGGCAAGGACAAGGGCAAGCAGGGCGAAATCGTCCGCGTCGACGGCGACCGTGTGGTCGTCGCCAACGTGAACATCGTCAAGCGCCACACCAAGCCGAACCCGCAGGCAGGTGTTGCCGGCGGCGTGGTCGAGCGTGAAGCGTCGATCCATATCTCCAACGTGAATGTGCTGAACCCGGCTTCGGGCAAGGGCGAACGCGTTGGCTTCAAGGTGCTGGAGGATGGACGCAAACTGCGTGTGTTCCGCTCCAGCGGTGAGGCGCTCGACGCCTGA
- the rplE gene encoding 50S ribosomal protein L5, producing the protein MTSRLEKFYKEEVVPALMKQFGYTNPMEVPKLVKVTLNMGVGEAATNKKILENAVGDMTKISGQKPVVTKSRISVASFKIRDGWPIGCKTTLRRHKMYEFLDRLINISLPRVRDFRGVSGRSFDGRGNFNMGVKEQIIFPEIDFDAVDAIRGMDIAITTTAKTDAEAKALLAAFKFPFRN; encoded by the coding sequence ATGACTTCCCGTCTCGAAAAGTTTTACAAGGAAGAAGTGGTGCCGGCGCTGATGAAGCAGTTCGGCTACACCAATCCGATGGAAGTGCCGAAGCTGGTCAAGGTCACCCTGAACATGGGTGTCGGCGAAGCGGCCACCAACAAGAAGATCCTGGAAAACGCCGTCGGCGACATGACCAAGATTTCCGGCCAGAAGCCGGTTGTCACCAAGTCGCGTATCTCGGTTGCGTCGTTCAAGATTCGTGATGGTTGGCCGATCGGCTGCAAGACCACGCTGCGTCGCCACAAGATGTACGAGTTCCTGGACCGCCTGATCAACATCTCGCTGCCGCGCGTGCGCGACTTCCGTGGTGTTTCCGGTCGTTCCTTCGACGGTCGCGGCAACTTCAACATGGGTGTGAAGGAACAGATCATCTTCCCGGAAATCGACTTCGACGCTGTCGACGCGATCCGCGGCATGGATATCGCCATCACCACCACTGCGAAGACCGACGCGGAAGCGAAGGCGCTGCTGGCAGCGTTCAAGTTCCCGTTCCGTAACTGA
- the rpsN gene encoding 30S ribosomal protein S14: MAKTSMVNRDIKRKKLAEKYAVKRAALKKIVSSQDATYEEKIEAATKLSKLPRDSSPSRHRSRCELSGRPRGVYSKFGLGRNKLREATMRGDVPGLRKASW, encoded by the coding sequence ATGGCAAAGACCTCCATGGTCAACCGCGACATCAAGCGGAAGAAGCTGGCTGAAAAGTACGCTGTCAAGCGTGCGGCTCTGAAGAAGATCGTGTCCTCGCAGGACGCGACCTACGAAGAGAAGATCGAGGCCGCCACCAAGCTGTCGAAGCTGCCGCGCGATTCGTCGCCGAGCCGCCACCGCAGCCGCTGCGAACTGTCTGGCCGCCCGCGTGGCGTGTACAGCAAGTTCGGCCTGGGTCGCAACAAGCTGCGCGAAGCCACCATGCGTGGCGACGTTCCGGGCCTGCGCAAGGCCAGCTGGTAA
- the rpsH gene encoding 30S ribosomal protein S8 produces MSMTDPIADLLVRIKNAAAVGKQTVKAPSSKIKVAIAQVLKDEGYITDLRVTALENNKSELEIVLKYFEGKPVIATLKRFSRSGLRQYRGKSELPKVMNGLGISIISTSKGIMTDAQARQLGVGGEVLCFVA; encoded by the coding sequence ATGAGCATGACTGATCCCATCGCCGACCTGCTGGTCCGCATCAAGAATGCGGCCGCGGTTGGCAAGCAGACGGTGAAAGCCCCGTCGTCCAAGATCAAGGTTGCGATCGCCCAGGTCCTGAAGGACGAGGGTTACATCACCGACCTGCGCGTTACCGCGCTCGAGAACAACAAGTCCGAGCTGGAAATCGTGCTGAAGTATTTCGAAGGCAAGCCGGTCATCGCGACCCTGAAGCGCTTCTCGCGTTCGGGCCTGCGCCAGTACCGCGGCAAGAGCGAGCTGCCGAAGGTCATGAACGGCCTGGGTATCTCCATCATTTCCACCTCCAAGGGCATCATGACTGATGCGCAGGCGCGCCAGCTGGGCGTCGGCGGCGAAGTCCTGTGCTTCGTGGCCTAA